The following are encoded in a window of Salmo trutta chromosome 9, fSalTru1.1, whole genome shotgun sequence genomic DNA:
- the LOC115199953 gene encoding outer dense fiber protein 2-like isoform X2 has product MPACHRRAGGGSAGFHQRPGPWKMREHLPPTLPKEETESLRTSKQRQGTLERLAGKEAEKVHLAAKLNNKGDTAGGDTGPAGAAGGDTGLLDQLEELKQQSEEDKESLKQADQTQWQRAEHSKDSRQLSAKLLEKEAKVAEALFSAESWCTHHSKEVTAKRQLEVEITVLKNQVTEMTAQIHTVVEKGRAETGGLLIRLHRFTSDNSVNKLENQRLKRRTQTQSQSEAQQLKSSVKKLESQVENYKSKVDQSLQRASFKEVQPGQGSGPGEPAGTQ; this is encoded by the exons ATGCCAGCATGTCATCGACGAGCAGGAGGAGGATCTGCTGGATTCCACCAAAGACCTGGACCTTGGAAAATGAGAGAACATCTCCCTCCAACACTCCCAAAGGAAGAG ACAGAATCATTGAGGACATCAAAGCAGAGGCAAGGCACACTGGAGAGACTGGCGGGCAAAGAAGCAGAAAAAGTG CATCTTGCTGCAAAACTCAACAACAAAGGAGATACAGCAGGAGGAGATACAGGCCCTgctggagcagcaggaggagataCAGGCCTGCTGGACCAGCTGGAGGAGCTGAAGCAGCAGAGTGAAGAGGACAAAGAGAGTCTGAAGCAGGCAGACCAGACACAGTGGCAGAGAGCAGAGCACAGCAAGGATTCAAGACAGCTCTCTGCAAAGCTGCTGGAGAAG GAGGCTAAGGTGGCAGAGGCCCTTTTTTCAGCTGAGAGCTGGTGTACCCACCACTCCAAAGAGGTGACTGCAAAGAGGCAGCTTGAAGTGGAAATCACTGTTCTCAAGAA CCAGGTGACTGAGATGACTGCACAGATCCACACTGTGGTGGAGAAAGGCCGTGCTGAGACGGGTGGGCTCCTGATCCGGCTGCACCGCTTCACCTCTGACAACTCCGTCAACAAACTAGAGAACCAGAGACTGAAG aggagaacACAGACACAGTCCCAGTCTGAAGCGCAGCAGCTGAAGAGTTCAGTCAAGAAGCTAGAGAGCCAGGTGGAAAACTATAAGAGCAAG GTGGATCAGAGCCTACAGCGGGCTTCATTCAAAGAGGTTCAGCCAGGCCAAGGCTCTGGACCTGGAGAGCCAGCTGGGACTCAGTAG
- the gle1 gene encoding mRNA export factor GLE1 isoform X1, producing MPAESLRWDTLEALKNSPKGRLKYNPDWLEKGEDILSGCNEAPSLSPLSGLILKRLNMSPRALQKTCSLGSASRDPSPGLSEEAPVSSTSPFASANAQPTPLSSPLLVPRLKKDTEQQIVGDEDSAPDASDDLSPATNPIPPPTISLLSPRATQMEGCIRICEEKHRAKAKMELSLRQELQEKLVASVASRESEQLKRFEELMELKQRQEDQSMRDMMDRETQESIGRQEKLKEEHKNRIKILNLRLREAEQQRLREVEFERQRQVEGRERLRALNAIQEEILQLNQLLEPAAPTQSGPSPDLTSYSTRANQLCSQVSEVVRMTAEGEFPSVEDMTVAERALHEMRSLIRVMQEAAAQAQEKRKKEQEEEEKRRKMAMLQAQQEEQKKSAALSAKEKARKKGLQTKAEQSTLKWYRELQDSANQCAQSFEGLNNTKDIQTKKLRMELQKAATIPVSQISSISGSKLREIFDKIDKLLSGRSVVSGGKSVSTSQHPNGLDFVSYKLAEKFVKQGEEEVASHHEAAFPIAVVASGVWELHPKVGDLILAHLHKKCPYAVPHYPPMKDGTSVEEYQKILGYRVEDGGVEAQDSFLKRMSGMIRLYAAIIQLRWPYGSKQGPDPHGLNNGWRWLAQMLNMEPLADVTATLLFDFLEVCGNALMKQYQVQFWKLILLIQEEYLPRIEAVTSQGQAGSVTRLKQFLESSLRSRQIPPPKGQLSSHFWRS from the exons ATGCCTGCTGAAAGTTTACGATGGGATACGTTGGAGGCCTTGAAAAACTCACCAAAGGGAAGACTGAAATACAACCCAGACTGGCTCGAAAAGGGGGAG GATATTTTGTCAGGTTGTAATGAAGCTCCTAGCTTGTCCCCACTCTCTGGGCTCATCTTGAAGAGGCTTAACATGAGCCCTCGAGCGCTTCAGAAGACCTGCTCTTTGGGCTCTGCTTCTCGTGACCCAAGTCCAGGCCTGTCTGAGGAAGCCCCAGTCTCCTCAACCAGCCCCTTCGCTTCAGCCAATGCTCAGCccactcccctctcttctccactaCTGGTCCCCAGGTTGAAGAAAGACACAGAGCAG CAGATTGTTGGTGATGAGGACAGTGCCCCAGATGCCAGCGACGATCTCAGTCCAGCCACCAACCCCATTCCTCCCCCCACCATCTCCCTTCTGTCTCCCAGGGCAACTCAAATGGAAGGATGTATACGCATTTGTGAGGAGAAACATCGTGCCAAAGCTAAG ATGGAGCTGAGTCTGAGGCAGGAGCTGCAGGAGAAGCTGGTGGCCTCAGTTGCGAGCCGTGAGTCGGAGCAGCTCAAACGCTTTGAGGAGTTGATGGAGCTGAAGCAGAGACAGGAGGACCAGAGTATGAGGGACATGATGGACAGAGA AACACAAGAAAGCATTGGGCGCCAAGAAAAGTTGAAAGAAGAGCACAAAAACAGAATAAAG ATCCTGAACCTGCGCCTGCGGGAAGCGGAGCAACAGCGTTTGCGGGAGGTGGAATTTGAGAGGCAGAGACAGGTGGAGGGTAGGGAGAGACTGCGTGCTCTCAACGCCATCCAGGAAGAGATACTTCAACTCAATCAGCTCCTGGAGCCGGCCGCACCCACCCAGTCAGGCCCCTCCCCTGATCTTACATCCTATAGCACCCGTGCCAACCAGCTATGCTCCCAGGTGTCAGAGGTGGTGCGCATGACAGCGGAG GGGGAGTTCCCCAGTGTGGAGGACATGACGGTGGCGGAGCGGGCACTGCATGAGATGAGGTCACTGATCCGGGTGATGCAGGAGGCGGCTGCCCAGGCccaggagaagaggaagaaggagcaggaggaggaagagaagcgCAGGAAGATGGCAATGCTGCAGGCCCAGCAGGAAGAGCAGAAGAAGAGTGCAGCTCTGTCAGCTAAAGAGAAGGCACGGAAAAAGG GCCTGCAGACTAAAGCTGAGCAGAGCACTCTGAAGTGGTACCGAGAGCTGCAGGACTCCGCTAACCAGTGTGCACAGTCTTTTGAAGGCTTGAACAACACTAAGGATATCCAG ACAAAGAAACTAAGGATGGAGCTCCAGAAGGCAGCCACAATCCCTGTCAGCCAGATCTCCAGTATCTCAG GTTCCAAGCTCAGGGAAATATTTGACAAGATTGACAAGCTGTTGTCTGGGAGATCAGTGGTATCCGGAGGGAAGTCTGTCTCCACCTCCCAGCATCCCAACGGCCTGGACTTTGTCAGCTACAAACTGGCCGAGAAGTTTGTG AAACAAGGAGAAGAGGAGGTGGCGTCCCACCACGAGGCAGCCTTCCCCATCGCTGTGGTGGCCTCAGGGGTGTGGGAGCTTCATCCCAAAGTCGGAGACCTCATCCTCGCCCACCTTCATAAGAAATGCCCCTACGCCGTGCCCCACTACCCACCTATGAAGGATGGCACGTCTGTAGAGGAATATCAGAA AATCTTAGGCTACCGTGTGgaagatggaggggtggaggctCAGGACAGCTTTTTGAAGAGGATGTCAGGAATGATCCGCCTCTATGCTGCTATCATTCAGCTCAGATGGCCTTATGGCTCCAAGCAGGGG CCTGACCCACATGGGCTGAACAATGGCTGGCGCTGGCTGGCTCAGATGCTGAACATGGAGCCCCTGGCAGACGTCACGGCAACACTCCTTTTTGACTTCCTAGAG GTCTGTGGCAACGCCCTGATGAAGCAGTATCAGGTTCAGTTTTGGAAGCTCATTCTGCTCATCCAAGAGGAATACTTGCCAAG GATTGAAGCTGTCACAAGCCAAGGCCAGGCGGGCTCAGTCACGAGGCTCAAGCAGTTCCTGGAG AGTTCATTAAGAAGCAGGCAGATCCCTCCCCCCAAAGGCCAGCTGAGCTCCCACTTCTGGAGATCCTGA
- the LOC115199953 gene encoding outer dense fiber protein 2-like isoform X1: protein MLLRKLVETEIDGVAVATQLTALNEAMGGVKKVSCTLREFFRECHEQETESLRTSKQRQGTLERLAGKEAEKVHLAAKLNNKGDTAGGDTGPAGAAGGDTGLLDQLEELKQQSEEDKESLKQADQTQWQRAEHSKDSRQLSAKLLEKEAKVAEALFSAESWCTHHSKEVTAKRQLEVEITVLKNQVTEMTAQIHTVVEKGRAETGGLLIRLHRFTSDNSVNKLENQRLKRRTQTQSQSEAQQLKSSVKKLESQVENYKSKVDQSLQRASFKEVQPGQGSGPGEPAGTQ from the exons ATGCTACTGAGGAAGCTGGTAGAAACAGAGATTGATGGGGTGGCAGTGGCCACACAGTTGACAGCCCTAAATGAGGCTATGGGTGGCGTGAAAAAGGTGAGCTGCACTCTCCGAGAATTCTTCAGGGAGTGCCATGAACAAGAG ACAGAATCATTGAGGACATCAAAGCAGAGGCAAGGCACACTGGAGAGACTGGCGGGCAAAGAAGCAGAAAAAGTG CATCTTGCTGCAAAACTCAACAACAAAGGAGATACAGCAGGAGGAGATACAGGCCCTgctggagcagcaggaggagataCAGGCCTGCTGGACCAGCTGGAGGAGCTGAAGCAGCAGAGTGAAGAGGACAAAGAGAGTCTGAAGCAGGCAGACCAGACACAGTGGCAGAGAGCAGAGCACAGCAAGGATTCAAGACAGCTCTCTGCAAAGCTGCTGGAGAAG GAGGCTAAGGTGGCAGAGGCCCTTTTTTCAGCTGAGAGCTGGTGTACCCACCACTCCAAAGAGGTGACTGCAAAGAGGCAGCTTGAAGTGGAAATCACTGTTCTCAAGAA CCAGGTGACTGAGATGACTGCACAGATCCACACTGTGGTGGAGAAAGGCCGTGCTGAGACGGGTGGGCTCCTGATCCGGCTGCACCGCTTCACCTCTGACAACTCCGTCAACAAACTAGAGAACCAGAGACTGAAG aggagaacACAGACACAGTCCCAGTCTGAAGCGCAGCAGCTGAAGAGTTCAGTCAAGAAGCTAGAGAGCCAGGTGGAAAACTATAAGAGCAAG GTGGATCAGAGCCTACAGCGGGCTTCATTCAAAGAGGTTCAGCCAGGCCAAGGCTCTGGACCTGGAGAGCCAGCTGGGACTCAGTAG
- the gle1 gene encoding mRNA export factor GLE1 isoform X2 has protein sequence MPAESLRWDTLEALKNSPKGRLKYNPDWLEKGEDILSGCNEAPSLSPLSGLILKRLNMSPRALQKTCSLGSASRDPSPGLSEEAPVSSTSPFASANAQPTPLSSPLLVPRLKKDTEQIVGDEDSAPDASDDLSPATNPIPPPTISLLSPRATQMEGCIRICEEKHRAKAKMELSLRQELQEKLVASVASRESEQLKRFEELMELKQRQEDQSMRDMMDRETQESIGRQEKLKEEHKNRIKILNLRLREAEQQRLREVEFERQRQVEGRERLRALNAIQEEILQLNQLLEPAAPTQSGPSPDLTSYSTRANQLCSQVSEVVRMTAEGEFPSVEDMTVAERALHEMRSLIRVMQEAAAQAQEKRKKEQEEEEKRRKMAMLQAQQEEQKKSAALSAKEKARKKGLQTKAEQSTLKWYRELQDSANQCAQSFEGLNNTKDIQTKKLRMELQKAATIPVSQISSISGSKLREIFDKIDKLLSGRSVVSGGKSVSTSQHPNGLDFVSYKLAEKFVKQGEEEVASHHEAAFPIAVVASGVWELHPKVGDLILAHLHKKCPYAVPHYPPMKDGTSVEEYQKILGYRVEDGGVEAQDSFLKRMSGMIRLYAAIIQLRWPYGSKQGPDPHGLNNGWRWLAQMLNMEPLADVTATLLFDFLEVCGNALMKQYQVQFWKLILLIQEEYLPRIEAVTSQGQAGSVTRLKQFLESSLRSRQIPPPKGQLSSHFWRS, from the exons ATGCCTGCTGAAAGTTTACGATGGGATACGTTGGAGGCCTTGAAAAACTCACCAAAGGGAAGACTGAAATACAACCCAGACTGGCTCGAAAAGGGGGAG GATATTTTGTCAGGTTGTAATGAAGCTCCTAGCTTGTCCCCACTCTCTGGGCTCATCTTGAAGAGGCTTAACATGAGCCCTCGAGCGCTTCAGAAGACCTGCTCTTTGGGCTCTGCTTCTCGTGACCCAAGTCCAGGCCTGTCTGAGGAAGCCCCAGTCTCCTCAACCAGCCCCTTCGCTTCAGCCAATGCTCAGCccactcccctctcttctccactaCTGGTCCCCAGGTTGAAGAAAGACACAGAGCAG ATTGTTGGTGATGAGGACAGTGCCCCAGATGCCAGCGACGATCTCAGTCCAGCCACCAACCCCATTCCTCCCCCCACCATCTCCCTTCTGTCTCCCAGGGCAACTCAAATGGAAGGATGTATACGCATTTGTGAGGAGAAACATCGTGCCAAAGCTAAG ATGGAGCTGAGTCTGAGGCAGGAGCTGCAGGAGAAGCTGGTGGCCTCAGTTGCGAGCCGTGAGTCGGAGCAGCTCAAACGCTTTGAGGAGTTGATGGAGCTGAAGCAGAGACAGGAGGACCAGAGTATGAGGGACATGATGGACAGAGA AACACAAGAAAGCATTGGGCGCCAAGAAAAGTTGAAAGAAGAGCACAAAAACAGAATAAAG ATCCTGAACCTGCGCCTGCGGGAAGCGGAGCAACAGCGTTTGCGGGAGGTGGAATTTGAGAGGCAGAGACAGGTGGAGGGTAGGGAGAGACTGCGTGCTCTCAACGCCATCCAGGAAGAGATACTTCAACTCAATCAGCTCCTGGAGCCGGCCGCACCCACCCAGTCAGGCCCCTCCCCTGATCTTACATCCTATAGCACCCGTGCCAACCAGCTATGCTCCCAGGTGTCAGAGGTGGTGCGCATGACAGCGGAG GGGGAGTTCCCCAGTGTGGAGGACATGACGGTGGCGGAGCGGGCACTGCATGAGATGAGGTCACTGATCCGGGTGATGCAGGAGGCGGCTGCCCAGGCccaggagaagaggaagaaggagcaggaggaggaagagaagcgCAGGAAGATGGCAATGCTGCAGGCCCAGCAGGAAGAGCAGAAGAAGAGTGCAGCTCTGTCAGCTAAAGAGAAGGCACGGAAAAAGG GCCTGCAGACTAAAGCTGAGCAGAGCACTCTGAAGTGGTACCGAGAGCTGCAGGACTCCGCTAACCAGTGTGCACAGTCTTTTGAAGGCTTGAACAACACTAAGGATATCCAG ACAAAGAAACTAAGGATGGAGCTCCAGAAGGCAGCCACAATCCCTGTCAGCCAGATCTCCAGTATCTCAG GTTCCAAGCTCAGGGAAATATTTGACAAGATTGACAAGCTGTTGTCTGGGAGATCAGTGGTATCCGGAGGGAAGTCTGTCTCCACCTCCCAGCATCCCAACGGCCTGGACTTTGTCAGCTACAAACTGGCCGAGAAGTTTGTG AAACAAGGAGAAGAGGAGGTGGCGTCCCACCACGAGGCAGCCTTCCCCATCGCTGTGGTGGCCTCAGGGGTGTGGGAGCTTCATCCCAAAGTCGGAGACCTCATCCTCGCCCACCTTCATAAGAAATGCCCCTACGCCGTGCCCCACTACCCACCTATGAAGGATGGCACGTCTGTAGAGGAATATCAGAA AATCTTAGGCTACCGTGTGgaagatggaggggtggaggctCAGGACAGCTTTTTGAAGAGGATGTCAGGAATGATCCGCCTCTATGCTGCTATCATTCAGCTCAGATGGCCTTATGGCTCCAAGCAGGGG CCTGACCCACATGGGCTGAACAATGGCTGGCGCTGGCTGGCTCAGATGCTGAACATGGAGCCCCTGGCAGACGTCACGGCAACACTCCTTTTTGACTTCCTAGAG GTCTGTGGCAACGCCCTGATGAAGCAGTATCAGGTTCAGTTTTGGAAGCTCATTCTGCTCATCCAAGAGGAATACTTGCCAAG GATTGAAGCTGTCACAAGCCAAGGCCAGGCGGGCTCAGTCACGAGGCTCAAGCAGTTCCTGGAG AGTTCATTAAGAAGCAGGCAGATCCCTCCCCCCAAAGGCCAGCTGAGCTCCCACTTCTGGAGATCCTGA
- the LOC115199953 gene encoding outer dense fiber protein 2-like isoform X3, whose translation MLLRKLVETEIDGVAVATQLTALNEAMGGVKKTESLRTSKQRQGTLERLAGKEAEKVHLAAKLNNKGDTAGGDTGPAGAAGGDTGLLDQLEELKQQSEEDKESLKQADQTQWQRAEHSKDSRQLSAKLLEKEAKVAEALFSAESWCTHHSKEVTAKRQLEVEITVLKNQVTEMTAQIHTVVEKGRAETGGLLIRLHRFTSDNSVNKLENQRLKRRTQTQSQSEAQQLKSSVKKLESQVENYKSKVDQSLQRASFKEVQPGQGSGPGEPAGTQ comes from the exons ATGCTACTGAGGAAGCTGGTAGAAACAGAGATTGATGGGGTGGCAGTGGCCACACAGTTGACAGCCCTAAATGAGGCTATGGGTGGCGTGAAAAAG ACAGAATCATTGAGGACATCAAAGCAGAGGCAAGGCACACTGGAGAGACTGGCGGGCAAAGAAGCAGAAAAAGTG CATCTTGCTGCAAAACTCAACAACAAAGGAGATACAGCAGGAGGAGATACAGGCCCTgctggagcagcaggaggagataCAGGCCTGCTGGACCAGCTGGAGGAGCTGAAGCAGCAGAGTGAAGAGGACAAAGAGAGTCTGAAGCAGGCAGACCAGACACAGTGGCAGAGAGCAGAGCACAGCAAGGATTCAAGACAGCTCTCTGCAAAGCTGCTGGAGAAG GAGGCTAAGGTGGCAGAGGCCCTTTTTTCAGCTGAGAGCTGGTGTACCCACCACTCCAAAGAGGTGACTGCAAAGAGGCAGCTTGAAGTGGAAATCACTGTTCTCAAGAA CCAGGTGACTGAGATGACTGCACAGATCCACACTGTGGTGGAGAAAGGCCGTGCTGAGACGGGTGGGCTCCTGATCCGGCTGCACCGCTTCACCTCTGACAACTCCGTCAACAAACTAGAGAACCAGAGACTGAAG aggagaacACAGACACAGTCCCAGTCTGAAGCGCAGCAGCTGAAGAGTTCAGTCAAGAAGCTAGAGAGCCAGGTGGAAAACTATAAGAGCAAG GTGGATCAGAGCCTACAGCGGGCTTCATTCAAAGAGGTTCAGCCAGGCCAAGGCTCTGGACCTGGAGAGCCAGCTGGGACTCAGTAG
- the LOC115199953 gene encoding outer dense fiber protein 2-like isoform X4: MLLRKLVETEIDGVAVATQLTALNEAMGGVKKVSCTLREFFRECHEQETESLRTSKQRQGTLERLAGKEAEKVHLAAKLNNKGDTAGGDTGPAGAAGGDTGLLDQLEELKQQSEEDKESLKQADQTQWQRAEHSKDSRQLSAKLLEKEAKVAEALFSAESWCTHHSKEVTAKRQLEVEITVLKNQVTEMTAQIHTVVEKGRAETGGLLIRLHRFTSDNSVNKLENQRLKVICGSSF; encoded by the exons ATGCTACTGAGGAAGCTGGTAGAAACAGAGATTGATGGGGTGGCAGTGGCCACACAGTTGACAGCCCTAAATGAGGCTATGGGTGGCGTGAAAAAGGTGAGCTGCACTCTCCGAGAATTCTTCAGGGAGTGCCATGAACAAGAG ACAGAATCATTGAGGACATCAAAGCAGAGGCAAGGCACACTGGAGAGACTGGCGGGCAAAGAAGCAGAAAAAGTG CATCTTGCTGCAAAACTCAACAACAAAGGAGATACAGCAGGAGGAGATACAGGCCCTgctggagcagcaggaggagataCAGGCCTGCTGGACCAGCTGGAGGAGCTGAAGCAGCAGAGTGAAGAGGACAAAGAGAGTCTGAAGCAGGCAGACCAGACACAGTGGCAGAGAGCAGAGCACAGCAAGGATTCAAGACAGCTCTCTGCAAAGCTGCTGGAGAAG GAGGCTAAGGTGGCAGAGGCCCTTTTTTCAGCTGAGAGCTGGTGTACCCACCACTCCAAAGAGGTGACTGCAAAGAGGCAGCTTGAAGTGGAAATCACTGTTCTCAAGAA CCAGGTGACTGAGATGACTGCACAGATCCACACTGTGGTGGAGAAAGGCCGTGCTGAGACGGGTGGGCTCCTGATCCGGCTGCACCGCTTCACCTCTGACAACTCCGTCAACAAACTAGAGAACCAGAGACTGAAG GTTATTTGTGGATCTTCTTTTTGA